One part of the Amaranthus tricolor cultivar Red isolate AtriRed21 chromosome 16, ASM2621246v1, whole genome shotgun sequence genome encodes these proteins:
- the LOC130802611 gene encoding protein MAIN-LIKE 1-like has translation MPLSELRAKGHFTSGSINVGALLQLCHRSQSMDTQRTAYYMAIVGSTLLVDKTRVGMRPHPVVTVTADEADIAWGAVTLAHMYRQLGMATRTGCKTIAGCLTLLQTWIYEYFPAFRPHPRQADMPNKTRAEMWSPPKPIRELSRLIDCRSILDAMTEAQVEWTPYLTYDRSLLNEHPRTSYIGGITCFDIVEVYLPERTVRQLGFAQEIPPAPLRPTQALRPAQGSYLVTFASSCMFTEMWSR, from the exons ATGCCATTGTCGGAGCTGCGTGCGAAGGGGCACTTCACAAGCGGCAGCATTAATGTTGGTGcactgttgcagctatgccaccgttctcagtctaTGGATACTCAACGTAccgcctactacatggctatagtaggttccacgttgctcgtggataagactagagtcgggatgcgTCCTCACCCTGTTGTTACTGTTACCGCTGATGAGGCTGATattgcttggggtgcagtgacgcttgctcacatgtatcgccaactgggtatggcgacaaggactgggtgcaagactattgctggttgcctgacactgttgcagacatggatttacgagtacttcccagccttccgcccccatccGCGTCAAGCTGACATGCCGAACAAGACAAGGGCAGAGATGTGGTCCCCGCCGAAGCCAATCCGCGAGCTGAGCAGACTGATAGACTGTAGGAGCATACTGGATGCCATGACAGAGgcacag GTGGAGTGGACTCCGTACTTGACTTATGATAGGTCtttattgaacgagcacccacgTACCTCGTATATCGGTGGTATCACCTGTTTCGATATCGTGGAGGTCtatttgcctgagaggacagtgAGGCAGCTCGGTTTTGCACAGGAGATTCCCCCGGCTCCGctgagacctacccaagctcTGCGACCAGCACAGGGCTCCTACTTAGTTACATTCGCTTCTTCTTGTATGTTTACggagatgtggagtag GTGA
- the LOC130802926 gene encoding elongator complex protein 6 — MERSSNLLDEALGILDVDHNSYSSSTESLPSASSSGNCVLIQDCVETSAAFVIHHLLKRSLSPHPQSSSAVIFVSLAHPFSHYHRILRKLGCNLAAHRDDGRFFFVDMLMLGCTDHGKGISHSGELIDLYGKIQKIVEDIALNGVIKKRITIILDDFSLIEVAANGSFSHCLDFLQYCYTLTSENGCSLVILNHEDNYFEEESSTPMLQMEYLANIIIKAEPLATGLAADVHGQLTVLNKGIHEKSRNSLNKVHNFHYKVKENGVECFYPGTRA, encoded by the exons ATGGAGAGAAGTTCAAATCTGTTAGACGAAGCTCTTGGAATTTTGGATGTGGATCACAACTCTTATTCATCTTCAACGGAATCACTACCCAGCGCCAGCAGCAGCGGTAATTGTGTGTTGATTCAAGATTGCGTTGAAACTAGCGCCGCCTTTGTAATTCACCACCTTCTCAAACGTTCTCTTTCTCCTCACCCTCAATCTTCTTCCGCCGTCATTTTCGTCTCTCTTGCTCATCCTTTTTCCCACTATCATCGCATTCTTCGCAAACTT GGTTGTAACTTGGCTGCTCATCGGGATGATGGGAGGTTTTTCTTCGTTGACATGCTTATGCTAGGATGCACAG ACCATGGCAAGGGAATCTCACATAGCGGTGAACTAATAGACTTATATggaaaaattcagaaaattgtaGAAGACATTGCCTTGAATGGTGTAATCAAGAAACGTATTACTATTATACTAGATGATTTCTCCCTAATTGAAGTTGCTGCCAATGGTTCTTTCAGTCATTGCTTGGATTTTCTTCAATATTGTTACACATTGACGTCAGAAAAT GGTTGTTCCCTCGTGATCCTTAATCATGAAGATAACTATTTTGAAGAGGAAAGTTCGACCCCCATGTTGCAGATGGAGTACTTAGCTAACATAATAATTAAAGCTGAACCATTGGCAACTGGTCTGGCAGCTGATGTGCATGGACAG TTGACTGTACTGAACAAAGGAATCCATGAAAAATCTAGGAATTCATTGAACAAGGTTCATAATTTCCATTATAAGGTTAAGGAGAACGGCGTTGAGTGTTTTTATCCAGGAACACGGGCGTGA